The following are encoded in a window of Spiroplasma tabanidicola genomic DNA:
- the rplR gene encoding 50S ribosomal protein L18 has protein sequence MKYTKAEARKRRHYRVRNKVSGTSERPRLNVFKSNSYFYAQIIDDTKGVTLVESSSIKLKKPNNIETAKAVAKDLAEKAKAKKISNVVFDRGGYLFHGKVKAFADAAKENGMKF, from the coding sequence ATGAAGTACACTAAAGCAGAAGCAAGAAAAAGAAGACACTATAGAGTAAGAAATAAAGTATCTGGAACTAGTGAAAGACCAAGGCTGAATGTATTTAAATCAAACTCATACTTTTATGCGCAAATAATCGATGATACTAAAGGAGTTACTTTAGTAGAATCTTCATCAATCAAATTAAAAAAACCAAATAATATTGAAACTGCAAAAGCAGTTGCTAAAGACCTTGCTGAAAAAGCTAAAGCTAAAAAAATTAGTAATGTAGTATTTGATCGTGGGGGATATTTATTCCATGGTAAAGTAAAAGCGTTTGCAGATGCTGCAAAAGAAAACGGAATGAAATTCTAA
- the rplP gene encoding 50S ribosomal protein L16, which translates to MLMPKRVKFRRPHRVSYEGKAKGGKFIAFGEYGLMSLDGAWITTRQIEAARIAMTRYMKRFGKVWIRIFPHMAVTKKPLEVRMGSGKGSPEDWVAVVKQGQFMFEVAGVSEEVAREALRLAMHKLPVRCKIVKRGDE; encoded by the coding sequence ATGTTAATGCCTAAAAGAGTTAAATTCCGTCGTCCTCATAGAGTTAGTTATGAAGGAAAAGCTAAAGGTGGTAAATTCATTGCCTTTGGAGAATATGGATTAATGTCATTAGATGGAGCTTGAATTACTACAAGACAAATTGAAGCTGCTCGTATTGCTATGACTCGTTATATGAAACGTTTTGGAAAAGTTTGAATCAGAATTTTCCCACATATGGCAGTTACTAAAAAACCTTTAGAAGTACGTATGGGATCTGGGAAAGGTTCGCCAGAAGATTGAGTAGCAGTTGTAAAACAAGGACAATTTATGTTTGAAGTTGCAGGAGTTTCTGAAGAAGTTGCTCGTGAAGCTTTACGTCTTGCAATGCACAAATTACCAGTTCGATGCAAAATCGTTAAGAGAGGTGATGAATAA
- the rpsS gene encoding 30S ribosomal protein S19: MSRSLKKGPFADDYLLKKVEALGSKKENIKTWSRRSTIFPEFVGHTFGVYNGKEFIPVYVTEDMVGHKLGEFSPTRKFGGHGDDKKKKK; the protein is encoded by the coding sequence ATGTCAAGATCACTTAAAAAAGGTCCTTTTGCAGATGACTACTTATTAAAAAAAGTAGAAGCATTAGGAAGCAAAAAAGAAAACATTAAAACTTGATCACGTAGATCTACAATCTTTCCTGAGTTTGTAGGTCACACATTTGGAGTTTATAACGGTAAAGAGTTCATTCCAGTTTATGTTACTGAAGATATGGTTGGCCACAAACTAGGAGAATTTTCACCAACACGTAAGTTTGGTGGACATGGTGATGATAAGAAAAAGAAAAAATAA
- the rplO gene encoding 50S ribosomal protein L15, producing MKLHELQSTPGSKKSATRVGRGMASGKGKTSTRGHKGQNSRSGGGVRPGFEGGQTPLFRRLPKIGFTSLNRKEFVILNLDTIEKLGLTDVNHKTLIEKKFIKSEKTLIKVLGNGKITKAVKIKVNKVSKSAQEAIKAAGGSIEVI from the coding sequence ATGAAATTACATGAATTACAAAGTACACCAGGTAGCAAAAAAAGCGCAACTCGTGTTGGTCGTGGGATGGCTTCAGGTAAAGGTAAAACTTCAACAAGAGGACACAAAGGACAAAACTCACGTTCTGGTGGTGGAGTTAGACCTGGATTTGAAGGAGGTCAAACTCCATTATTCAGAAGATTACCAAAAATTGGTTTTACAAGTTTAAATAGAAAAGAATTTGTTATCTTAAACTTAGATACAATTGAAAAATTAGGATTAACTGATGTTAATCACAAAACATTAATTGAAAAAAAATTCATTAAATCTGAAAAAACTTTAATAAAAGTGCTAGGAAATGGTAAAATTACAAAAGCAGTAAAAATTAAAGTTAATAAAGTATCAAAAAGCGCCCAAGAAGCAATCAAAGCAGCTGGGGGATCTATAGAGGTGATTTAG
- the rplC gene encoding 50S ribosomal protein L3: MKGILGRKLEMTQVFSERGSLIPVTVIEVETNKVLQVKTVEKDGYVAVKLGTIDKRANLINKPEMGAFKKANSEPKRFVKEIRDMDGYEIGAEIKAADIFSAGQFVDVTGVSKGKGFAGSIKRHNYSRGPMGHGSGYHRGVGSMGAIINRIFKSKKMPGHMGHEKVTIQNLEIIKVDSERNLVLIKGSVPGPRKGLVVIRENAKGAKETTAVELLARNVKENVAPAASAPKVEEAPVAE; encoded by the coding sequence ATGAAAGGAATCTTAGGACGTAAGTTAGAGATGACACAAGTTTTTAGTGAACGTGGTTCTCTTATCCCTGTGACTGTTATTGAAGTTGAAACTAATAAAGTTTTACAAGTAAAAACAGTTGAAAAAGACGGATATGTAGCAGTTAAGCTAGGAACTATTGATAAAAGAGCTAACTTAATCAATAAACCAGAAATGGGAGCTTTCAAAAAAGCAAATTCTGAACCTAAGCGCTTCGTTAAAGAAATCAGAGATATGGATGGATATGAAATTGGAGCCGAAATTAAGGCTGCCGACATATTCAGTGCTGGTCAATTTGTCGACGTTACAGGAGTTTCAAAAGGAAAAGGATTTGCAGGGTCAATTAAAAGACATAATTACTCAAGAGGACCAATGGGTCACGGTTCAGGATACCACCGTGGAGTTGGATCAATGGGAGCAATTATTAATAGAATCTTCAAATCAAAAAAAATGCCAGGTCATATGGGGCATGAAAAAGTAACAATTCAAAATCTTGAAATTATTAAAGTTGATAGTGAAAGAAATCTAGTTTTAATTAAAGGTTCAGTTCCAGGTCCAAGAAAAGGACTAGTTGTTATAAGAGAAAATGCTAAAGGTGCAAAAGAAACAACAGCAGTTGAATTACTTGCAAGAAATGTAAAAGAAAATGTAGCTCCTGCTGCTTCAGCACCAAAAGTTGAAGAAGCACCAGTTGCTGAATAA
- the rplX gene encoding 50S ribosomal protein L24: MTKSKILKGDVVKVIAGNHKGTIGPVRKLSKDKKRVWVEGVNGTKHFKPSQTDQEGGIREIPVSISISNVAIQDPKNKGTGSRIAYKIVDGKKSRIAVKSKADIK; this comes from the coding sequence ATGACTAAATCAAAAATCTTAAAAGGTGATGTAGTAAAAGTTATTGCCGGAAACCACAAAGGAACAATCGGACCAGTTAGAAAATTATCAAAAGATAAAAAAAGAGTTTGAGTTGAAGGTGTAAATGGAACTAAACACTTTAAACCAAGTCAAACAGACCAAGAAGGTGGAATTAGAGAAATTCCAGTTTCAATTAGCATTTCAAACGTAGCTATTCAAGATCCGAAAAACAAAGGAACTGGATCAAGAATTGCTTACAAAATCGTTGATGGGAAAAAATCTAGAATAGCCGTTAAATCAAAAGCGGATATTAAATAG
- the rplE gene encoding 50S ribosomal protein L5, with the protein MAAKASVNRLEKLYKEKIIPEMLKEKQYKSIMQVPKIIKVVVNQGVGDAVADSKRLDDAVAELALITGQKPLITKAKKSLAVFKLREGMSIGAKVTLRGKKMYEFLDRLISVALPRVRDFRGVPKNSFDKQGNYSLGIKEQIIFPEIDYDKVKKVRGMNITIVTTATNREDAFSLIQKIGMPFVK; encoded by the coding sequence ATGGCAGCAAAAGCAAGTGTTAATAGATTAGAAAAACTTTACAAAGAAAAAATTATCCCAGAAATGTTAAAAGAAAAACAATATAAATCAATTATGCAAGTTCCAAAAATAATTAAAGTAGTTGTAAACCAAGGAGTTGGAGATGCTGTTGCAGATTCAAAAAGATTAGATGATGCAGTAGCAGAATTAGCCTTGATTACAGGACAAAAACCTTTAATAACTAAAGCTAAAAAATCATTAGCTGTGTTCAAATTGCGTGAAGGAATGTCAATTGGAGCAAAAGTTACTTTAAGAGGTAAAAAAATGTATGAATTCTTAGATAGATTAATTTCAGTTGCACTTCCACGTGTTCGTGACTTTAGAGGTGTACCTAAAAATAGTTTTGATAAACAAGGAAATTATTCATTAGGAATTAAAGAACAAATTATTTTCCCAGAAATTGATTACGATAAAGTAAAAAAAGTTCGTGGGATGAACATAACAATAGTTACAACAGCAACAAATAGAGAAGATGCATTTTCATTAATTCAAAAAATTGGAATGCCTTTCGTTAAGTAG
- the rpsC gene encoding 30S ribosomal protein S3 — translation MGQKVSPNAMRIGIIRTWDNRWYAEKGEYVKWLHQDIKIRKAVLKLLKNGAVSKVEIERTQKEIVLIIRTARPTIVLGQENKNIDNIILTVRKTVKDKKAAVKVNVLEIKNPDVDARLVAQFIGEQITNRASFRTVQKLAIRKALKAGAKGIKTSVSGRLGGVEMARTEGYLEGSVPLSTLRSDIDYALYEARTTYGQIGVKVWINHGEILGKPGQQKNQDKVIADKKFDRKPPVRGAR, via the coding sequence ATGGGACAAAAAGTATCTCCTAATGCAATGCGTATTGGAATTATCAGAACATGAGATAATAGATGATATGCAGAAAAAGGTGAGTATGTTAAATGATTACACCAAGACATTAAAATTAGAAAAGCTGTTTTGAAATTATTGAAAAACGGAGCTGTATCTAAAGTTGAAATTGAAAGAACACAAAAAGAAATTGTTCTTATTATCCGTACTGCTCGTCCAACTATCGTTCTAGGTCAAGAAAACAAAAATATCGATAATATTATTTTAACTGTTAGAAAAACTGTTAAAGACAAAAAAGCAGCAGTTAAAGTTAATGTATTAGAAATCAAAAATCCAGATGTTGATGCAAGATTAGTTGCACAATTTATTGGAGAACAAATTACAAATCGTGCATCATTTAGAACAGTTCAAAAATTAGCTATCAGAAAAGCACTAAAAGCTGGAGCAAAAGGAATTAAAACTAGTGTTTCAGGAAGACTTGGTGGAGTTGAAATGGCAAGAACTGAAGGTTATTTAGAAGGATCAGTGCCATTATCTACTTTAAGAAGTGATATTGATTATGCTTTATATGAAGCAAGAACTACATATGGTCAAATTGGAGTTAAAGTTTGAATTAACCATGGTGAAATTTTAGGTAAACCAGGACAACAAAAAAACCAAGACAAAGTTATAGCAGACAAAAAGTTTGATAGAAAACCACCGGTTAGGGGGGCTAGATAA
- the rplF gene encoding 50S ribosomal protein L6, producing the protein MSRIGNRILAIPAGVEVKIEGNVVTIKGSKGELSQKVSPLIEVKVEGSELKTIRKNELKHTKQLHGTTNSLLEGMLTGVSQGFVKELEIVGVGYRAALAGNKINLSLGFSHPVEYQIPQGISVEIPKPTEIKISGICKQLVGQVAAHIRGYRRPEPYKGKGIKYKGEKIIRKEGKAAGK; encoded by the coding sequence ATGTCACGTATTGGAAACAGAATATTAGCTATTCCAGCCGGAGTAGAAGTTAAGATTGAAGGAAATGTTGTAACTATCAAAGGATCAAAAGGAGAATTAAGCCAAAAGGTTTCTCCATTAATTGAAGTTAAAGTTGAAGGTAGCGAATTAAAAACAATTCGTAAAAATGAACTTAAACACACAAAACAACTTCACGGGACAACAAACTCTTTATTAGAAGGAATGTTGACTGGAGTTAGCCAAGGATTTGTAAAAGAATTAGAAATCGTTGGGGTTGGTTATCGTGCTGCATTAGCAGGTAACAAAATTAATTTATCATTAGGATTTTCACACCCTGTAGAATATCAAATTCCACAAGGAATAAGTGTTGAAATTCCAAAACCAACTGAAATTAAAATTTCAGGAATTTGTAAACAATTAGTTGGACAAGTTGCTGCGCATATTAGAGGTTATAGAAGACCTGAACCATATAAAGGTAAAGGAATTAAATACAAAGGTGAAAAAATCATTAGAAAAGAAGGTAAAGCAGCTGGTAAATAG
- the rpsH gene encoding 30S ribosomal protein S8 translates to MTTDVIADMLTRIRNANQRFHKEVVIPGSKIKLEIANILKREGFIEDFKVSEDFKKEITISLKYKGKLRVIKGLKRISKPGLRVYLQANKIPNVLNGLGIAIVSTSNGIMTDKEARLKNAGGEVLAFVW, encoded by the coding sequence ATGACAACAGATGTAATAGCAGATATGCTTACTAGAATTAGAAATGCTAACCAAAGATTTCACAAAGAAGTAGTAATCCCTGGAAGCAAAATTAAACTAGAAATAGCAAATATCTTAAAAAGAGAAGGATTCATTGAAGACTTCAAAGTTTCAGAAGACTTTAAAAAAGAAATCACAATAAGTTTGAAATACAAGGGTAAATTAAGAGTAATTAAAGGGTTAAAAAGAATATCAAAACCAGGATTAAGAGTATACTTACAAGCTAACAAAATTCCAAATGTACTTAACGGGTTAGGAATCGCAATCGTATCTACTTCAAATGGAATCATGACAGATAAAGAAGCTCGCCTAAAAAATGCAGGTGGAGAAGTTCTTGCATTTGTTTGATAA
- the rpsE gene encoding 30S ribosomal protein S5, which produces MAEDKKVNAVEEAPKPENTPKEQAPAAAGNQAPRRDNNSRPPFGKPGEKREFNKGPRRDKNGKFGRNKEDNPFEEQVVTINRVTKVTKGGRRFRFAAVVVIGDKKGRVGLGTGKANEVPDAIKKAIKEARKSLVRVPITGTTVPHDVIGHYGSGRVLIKPAKKGTGVIAGGPARAVIELAGISDVYTKSLGSNTPINMIRATLDGLKEMQTAEQIARLRGTALPTEKKVEAKKA; this is translated from the coding sequence ATGGCAGAAGATAAAAAAGTTAATGCTGTAGAAGAAGCACCAAAACCTGAAAATACACCAAAAGAACAAGCTCCAGCTGCTGCTGGAAACCAAGCACCAAGAAGAGACAACAACTCAAGACCACCATTTGGAAAACCTGGAGAAAAACGTGAATTTAATAAAGGTCCACGTCGTGATAAAAATGGAAAATTTGGTAGAAATAAAGAAGACAATCCTTTTGAAGAGCAAGTTGTAACAATTAATCGTGTTACAAAAGTTACAAAAGGGGGAAGAAGATTTAGATTTGCTGCAGTTGTTGTTATAGGAGATAAAAAAGGTAGAGTTGGTCTAGGAACAGGAAAAGCAAATGAGGTTCCTGATGCAATTAAAAAAGCAATCAAAGAAGCAAGAAAATCATTAGTAAGAGTTCCAATCACAGGAACAACAGTTCCTCATGATGTTATTGGTCACTATGGTTCAGGTAGAGTTTTAATCAAACCAGCTAAAAAAGGTACTGGTGTTATTGCTGGGGGACCAGCTCGTGCAGTTATCGAATTGGCAGGAATTTCAGATGTTTATACAAAATCATTAGGTTCAAATACACCTATTAATATGATTAGAGCTACATTAGACGGTTTAAAAGAAATGCAAACAGCAGAACAAATAGCAAGATTAAGAGGCACAGCATTACCAACAGAAAAGAAAGTTGAAGCTAAAAAAGCTTAA
- the rplW gene encoding 50S ribosomal protein L23, with protein sequence MHLTEVIKKPLLTEKSYAGQQNGAYTFIVDKRSNKVQIKKAFEEIFQVKVKSVRTANYDGQDKRMGRFVGKTNAYKKAIITLKDGEKLDILSDL encoded by the coding sequence ATGCATTTAACAGAAGTTATTAAAAAACCTTTATTAACTGAAAAATCATATGCAGGTCAACAAAATGGCGCATACACATTCATCGTTGATAAAAGATCAAACAAAGTTCAAATTAAAAAAGCATTCGAAGAAATCTTTCAAGTTAAAGTTAAGTCAGTAAGAACTGCAAACTATGATGGACAAGACAAAAGAATGGGAAGATTTGTTGGAAAAACAAACGCTTATAAAAAAGCAATCATTACTTTAAAAGATGGAGAAAAATTAGACATCTTATCAGACTTATAG
- the secY gene encoding preprotein translocase subunit SecY, giving the protein MTRAEKKAQKAIKKTKYKNEFAKGNFFVRNKDLVKRIVFTLIVLVLIRMGSLLTVPGIELNSGFSDAVNGQEFFQLLSTLGGGSIGQFSILALGVSPYITASIIVQLLSTDVIPVLTRWNKSGERGRRKLDKLTKVLTVPFAIMQSIATIFTLTSQNNQLITAKWETGADGQGPAWFYYILVPLVMLAGTFLMLWVADQITIKGIGNGVSIIIFAGIVSNMPTNFIKTFSFWIKKGDDPSILFDGIMKFLIYVTAYIFVIFIVVLMNEAERKVPIQQTGSGLVDTKEHTPYLPLKLNNAGVIPVIFASAIISTPITIAQIVGQDSGFYKFTQNYLSFGTWWGIGIYGIMTLLFTFLYAQVQINPEKIAENFKKSGTFIPGIKPGKDTEKFLTATINRLSVIGATFLAGIAVLPYIISKLTALPSSLAIGGTGLIIIISVAIQTTQQLKGRLIQQSFIDKKSEKFSDENLNTHIW; this is encoded by the coding sequence ATAACAAGAGCAGAAAAAAAAGCTCAAAAAGCCATCAAAAAAACTAAATATAAGAACGAATTCGCTAAAGGTAATTTCTTTGTAAGAAATAAAGATCTTGTAAAACGAATCGTTTTTACTTTAATAGTACTTGTTCTAATCAGAATGGGTTCACTATTAACTGTTCCAGGAATTGAACTAAATTCTGGGTTTAGTGACGCTGTTAATGGTCAAGAATTTTTCCAATTGTTATCAACACTTGGAGGGGGTTCAATTGGTCAATTTTCAATTTTGGCTTTAGGAGTTTCTCCTTATATTACAGCATCAATTATTGTACAACTTCTTTCAACTGATGTTATTCCAGTTTTAACTAGATGAAATAAATCAGGAGAAAGAGGAAGAAGAAAATTAGATAAATTGACAAAAGTTTTAACTGTTCCTTTTGCAATTATGCAATCAATTGCAACAATATTTACATTAACTTCTCAAAATAACCAATTAATTACAGCAAAATGAGAGACAGGAGCAGATGGTCAAGGACCAGCATGATTCTATTACATTTTAGTACCATTGGTTATGTTAGCAGGAACATTTTTAATGTTATGAGTTGCAGATCAAATTACAATTAAAGGAATAGGAAATGGTGTTTCTATAATTATTTTTGCAGGGATTGTTTCAAACATGCCTACAAACTTTATAAAAACATTTAGTTTCTGAATTAAAAAAGGTGATGACCCTTCAATTCTATTTGATGGAATCATGAAATTCTTAATTTATGTTACAGCTTATATATTTGTTATATTTATTGTTGTGTTGATGAATGAAGCTGAAAGAAAAGTTCCAATACAACAAACAGGATCCGGTCTGGTCGATACAAAAGAACACACGCCCTATCTGCCGTTGAAGTTAAACAATGCAGGGGTTATTCCAGTTATTTTTGCGTCGGCGATAATATCTACTCCGATTACAATTGCACAAATTGTTGGTCAAGATAGTGGGTTCTATAAATTTACTCAGAATTACTTATCGTTTGGAACTTGATGAGGTATTGGAATTTATGGAATAATGACATTATTATTCACATTCTTATATGCTCAAGTTCAAATTAATCCTGAAAAAATTGCAGAAAACTTCAAAAAATCAGGAACATTTATTCCCGGAATTAAACCAGGAAAAGATACAGAAAAATTCTTAACAGCTACAATAAATCGATTAAGTGTAATTGGAGCAACTTTCCTTGCAGGAATTGCTGTTTTACCTTACATTATCAGTAAATTAACTGCCTTGCCAAGCTCGCTTGCAATTGGAGGAACTGGATTGATCATTATTATTTCTGTTGCAATTCAAACAACTCAACAACTAAAAGGAAGATTAATTCAACAATCATTTATTGACAAAAAATCTGAAAAATTCTCAGATGAAAATTTAAATACTCACATTTGATAA
- the rpsQ gene encoding 30S ribosomal protein S17 produces MERKLRKTYIGKVVSDKMNKTITVLVETYKNHPTYKKRVKYSKKYKAHDEQEVAGMGDKVEIMETRPLSKTKNFRLIRVVEKSVI; encoded by the coding sequence ATGGAAAGAAAATTAAGAAAAACCTACATTGGTAAAGTTGTTTCAGATAAGATGAACAAAACTATCACTGTATTAGTTGAAACTTACAAAAACCACCCAACATATAAAAAACGTGTTAAGTATTCTAAAAAATACAAAGCACATGATGAACAAGAAGTTGCCGGGATGGGTGACAAGGTAGAAATCATGGAAACACGTCCTTTAAGTAAAACTAAAAATTTTAGACTAATCAGAGTTGTTGAAAAATCAGTTATTTAA
- the rplN gene encoding 50S ribosomal protein L14 yields MIQNESRLKIADNSGAKEILVIRNLGGSVRKFTNIGDIVVATVKAATPGGVVKKGQVVKAVIVRTVRGLRRADGTYIRFSENAAVIVKDDKSPRGTRIFGPIAREVKDAGFAKIASLAPEVL; encoded by the coding sequence ATGATCCAAAATGAATCAAGATTAAAAATCGCTGACAACTCAGGTGCAAAAGAAATTTTAGTTATTAGAAACTTAGGTGGAAGTGTAAGAAAATTTACAAATATTGGTGACATTGTTGTAGCTACTGTTAAAGCTGCTACTCCTGGTGGAGTTGTTAAAAAAGGTCAAGTTGTTAAAGCTGTTATTGTTAGAACTGTTAGAGGTTTAAGAAGAGCTGATGGTACATACATTAGATTTTCAGAAAATGCAGCAGTCATTGTAAAAGATGATAAGTCTCCAAGAGGGACACGTATTTTTGGTCCAATTGCAAGAGAAGTAAAGGATGCAGGATTTGCAAAAATCGCATCACTTGCTCCAGAAGTGTTGTAG
- a CDS encoding type Z 30S ribosomal protein S14, whose translation MAKKSLKVKQAKVQKFKVREYTRCGNCGRPHAVLRKFNLCRVCFRDLAYKGQIPGIKKASW comes from the coding sequence ATGGCAAAAAAATCATTAAAAGTAAAACAAGCTAAAGTTCAGAAGTTTAAAGTTAGAGAATATACTCGTTGTGGTAACTGTGGTAGACCACATGCAGTTTTGAGAAAGTTTAACCTATGTCGTGTATGCTTTAGAGATTTAGCTTACAAAGGACAAATACCTGGTATTAAAAAAGCTTCATGATAG
- the rplV gene encoding 50S ribosomal protein L22 gives MEAKAKLSMIRISPRKVRLVADSIRAKKISEAVAILQNQDKRSSEPVLKLLNSAVANAVNNNGMEADQLFVKTIYVNEGPTLKRFRPRAHGRAYEILKRTSHITIIVSDGR, from the coding sequence ATGGAAGCAAAAGCAAAATTATCAATGATTAGAATCTCACCAAGAAAAGTTAGACTAGTAGCCGACTCAATTAGAGCAAAAAAAATCTCAGAAGCAGTAGCAATATTACAAAACCAAGATAAAAGATCTTCAGAACCAGTATTAAAATTATTAAACTCAGCAGTTGCTAACGCAGTTAACAACAATGGTATGGAAGCTGACCAACTATTCGTAAAAACAATTTATGTTAACGAAGGACCAACATTAAAACGTTTTAGACCAAGAGCTCACGGAAGAGCGTATGAAATATTAAAAAGAACAAGTCACATTACAATTATTGTAAGTGACGGTAGATAG
- the rplD gene encoding 50S ribosomal protein L4: MKAQVLDVTGSSVKEITLNDKVFNIEPHQQAIFDTVVSQQAALRQGTRKTKTRAEVRGGGRKPWRQKGTGRARQGSIRAPQWRGGGIAFGPTPNINYKKAVNRKVRQLAIRSALSLKAREENLVILDKFAFSKPSTKEMLSVMKNVKIDNQKTLIVTKEHEEVVVKSAGNIPGVKTLDFQKMNIFDLLNASKLVLTEDAVNRIEEVYA, encoded by the coding sequence ATGAAAGCACAAGTTTTAGATGTTACTGGTTCATCAGTTAAAGAAATTACTTTAAATGACAAAGTATTTAATATAGAACCACACCAACAAGCAATTTTCGATACAGTTGTTTCACAACAAGCAGCATTAAGACAAGGAACAAGAAAAACAAAAACTAGAGCAGAAGTAAGAGGTGGGGGACGTAAACCTTGAAGACAAAAAGGTACAGGTCGTGCTCGTCAAGGATCAATTAGAGCTCCACAATGAAGAGGTGGGGGAATCGCATTTGGTCCTACACCAAATATAAATTACAAAAAAGCAGTTAATAGAAAAGTTAGACAACTTGCTATTAGAAGTGCTTTAAGCTTAAAAGCAAGAGAAGAAAATTTAGTAATTTTAGACAAATTCGCATTCTCAAAACCTTCAACAAAAGAAATGTTGAGTGTTATGAAAAATGTAAAAATTGATAATCAAAAAACTTTAATCGTGACAAAAGAACACGAAGAAGTAGTTGTTAAATCTGCAGGAAACATTCCTGGAGTAAAAACTTTGGATTTTCAAAAAATGAATATATTTGATTTACTTAATGCGTCAAAATTAGTTTTAACAGAAGATGCTGTAAATCGTATTGAGGAGGTGTATGCATAA
- the rplB gene encoding 50S ribosomal protein L2 yields the protein MPIKKYKPTTNGRRNMTTLDYSILTTSKPESSLTVKVNERAGRNNHGQITTRHKGGGHKRKYRIIDFKRNKRDIAGKIATIEYDPNRNAFICLIHYIDGEKRYILFAKGMQVGQEIIASETADIKVGNAAPLKNIPEGTLIHNVELKPGKGGQIARSAGSSVQILGKDDDGKYVIVRLGSGEVRKILSECYATIGEVGNEEYSLVNWGKAGRNRWRGIRPTVRGSVMNPIDHPHGGGEGRASIGRKAPLTPWGKKALGVKTRDTKKASNKLIVRRRNATK from the coding sequence ATGCCAATTAAAAAGTATAAGCCTACGACTAATGGACGTAGAAATATGACAACTTTAGATTATAGCATTCTTACTACTTCTAAACCTGAATCTTCATTAACAGTTAAGGTTAACGAAAGAGCTGGAAGAAATAATCATGGTCAAATTACAACTCGCCATAAAGGTGGAGGGCACAAGCGTAAATATCGTATTATTGACTTTAAACGTAATAAACGCGATATCGCTGGAAAAATTGCCACTATTGAATATGACCCAAATAGAAATGCATTTATCTGTTTAATCCATTATATTGATGGAGAAAAACGTTACATCTTATTTGCAAAAGGAATGCAAGTAGGACAAGAAATAATTGCAAGTGAAACTGCAGATATCAAAGTTGGTAATGCAGCACCACTTAAAAATATTCCTGAAGGAACATTAATCCACAACGTTGAATTAAAACCAGGAAAAGGTGGACAAATCGCACGTAGTGCAGGAAGTTCAGTTCAAATCTTAGGTAAAGATGATGATGGAAAATATGTAATCGTAAGATTAGGTTCAGGTGAAGTTAGAAAAATACTTTCAGAATGTTATGCAACAATCGGAGAAGTAGGAAATGAAGAATATAGCTTGGTAAACTGAGGAAAAGCTGGAAGAAACCGTTGACGTGGAATAAGACCAACAGTTCGTGGTTCTGTAATGAACCCAATTGATCACCCTCACGGAGGGGGAGAAGGAAGAGCTTCAATTGGTCGTAAAGCTCCATTAACACCTTGAGGTAAAAAAGCTCTTGGAGTTAAAACTCGTGACACTAAAAAAGCTTCAAACAAATTGATTGTAAGAAGAAGAAATGCAACTAAATAA